The window ATCTATAGATTTAATATTTAATTCTTCCAAAGTCTTTAAATCTTCCTTATAATCTCTTCTAAAAAGTATTCCACCATGGATATATGGATTTAAAGTTTTTACTCTTCCATCAAATATTTCTTTAAAGTTTGTCACATCTTCAATATCAATTACATCTATTCCAGCGGTTTCTAAAGCTTTTTTAGTACCACCTGTTGAAACTATTTCCCAACCTAATTCTTTTAACCCTCTTGAAAATTCCACTACTCCACTTTTATCATAAACACTTATAATTGCCCTTTTCATTTAATCACCTCAATCTTACTACTTTTCTTTCATCAATAGACAATTTCCTGTCACAATAAAGTTTCACTGCTTTAGGTAATAGTTTATGTTCTACCTTTAGCACCCTTTCTTTTAAGGTAGTTACCGTATCATCTTCATAAACTTCTACTATCTCCTGTAAAATTATAGGTCCTGTATCTGTCCCTTCATCTACAAAGTGAACAGTAGCTCCCGTTACCTTTACTCCGTATTTTAATACTTCCTCGTGAACTTTCTCCCCATAATAGCCTTTACCAGAAAAACTAGGTATTAAAGAAGGATGAATATTTATAATTCTTCCTTTATATTCTCCTGCAAAACCTTTAGATAATATTTTTAAATATCCTGCTAATACTACAAGTTCAATATTTCTTTTATTTAATTCTTTAATTATTTCTCTATTGTATTCTTCTGATGAATTAAAATCTTTGGGATTTATATAAAGAGTTTCTATACCTACTTTTTCTGCTCTAATTAAACCATAAGCTTCTTTTTTATTAGAAATTACTAATTTGACTTCTCCCTTTATATAACCTGACTTTGTATTGTCTATTAGTGCTTGAAGATTACTTCCACTTCCTGAAATTAAAACACCAATATTTGTTAATGGCATAATTTTATTCTTTCCTCTCCTTTTTTAATTTCACCAAGGATAATACCTTTCTCTTTTTTTTCTTCTAAAAACTTAATTATTTTAGATCCTTCTTCTTTATCTACAACTAAAACCATACCGATACCCATATTAAATGTGTGATACATTTCATCTATATCAATACTTCCCCATTCTCTTAGTAAATTGAATATTAAAGGCATCTTTATTTTTGTAGTATCTACTACAGCAGTTAATCCTTCTGGTAAAACTCTTGGTATATTTTCATAAAGTCCTCCACCAGTAATATGGCTTATACCTTTGATATGGTAATCTTCTATTAATTCATAAACAGGATTAACATATATTCTTGTAGGCTTAAGTAATTCTTCTCCTACTGTACAACCTAATTCTTCAATATATTTATCTAATTTAATATTTGCTACTTCAAGTATTTTTCTTACTAGGGAATAACCGTTACTGTGGATACCATCAGAAGGTAGTCCTATCACTAAATCTCCTTCTTCTATAGCCGAGCCATCAATTATTTTTTTCTTATCCACTATCCCTACCGCAAACCCTGCTAAATCATATTCATCTTCTTTATAAAATCCAGGCATTTCTGCTGTTTCTCCACCAATTAAAGCAGAGCCTGCTTTCTTACATCCACTAGCTACACCTTCTACTATTTTTGCCATTTTTTCCGGTTCTAATTTTCCTGTGGCTATATAATCTAGGAAGAATAAAGGCTTTGCCCCTTGACATAATATGTCGTTTATACACATTGCTACACAATCTTCTCCAATAGTATTATGTTTGTCTAGTTCAAAAGCAATTTTTAACTTTGTCCCTACTCCATCAGTTCCAGAGACTAAAACAGGTTCTTCATAATCTTCATTATTCAGTTGGAATAAACCAGCAAATCCACCAACATCCCTAAGGACTCCTTCTGTATAAGTTTTCTTCACAATATTTTTTATTAAGGAAACCTGTTTATATCCTGCTTCTTTATCTACTCCCGAATTTTTATAAGTTAGCTTCATTCCTTTCTCCCTCCTTTATATTCATAGGATAAATATTATTGAAACAGCCAGTACAAAATACATCATCATTTCCTGCCCCTTTTATAAGGCCTTCTAAAGATAAGAATGCCAAAGAATCTGCACCAATAATTTCCCTAATTTCTTCTACTGATTTTTCAGAAGCTATTAATTGTTTTCTTTTGGAAGTATCTAGTCCAAAAAAACAAGGGTATTTTACTGGTGGTGAGCTTATCCGAACATGTACTTCTTTTGCTCCAGCATCTTTTATCATTTTTACAGTCTGTTTAACGGTAGTTCCTCTAACTATAGAATCATCTACAAGCACTACTTTTTTTCCTTTCACATTTTCATCTAAAACATTTAATTTTATCTTTACTCCCTGTTCTCTTAACTCCTGAGTTGGCTGGATGAAAGTTCTTCCTACATATCTATTTTTTATTAATCCTTCATCATAAGGCATCCCGGAAGATTCTGCATAACCAATAGCTGCCACTGTACCAGAATCAGGAGCTGATATTACTATATCTCCATCTGCTGGACTTTCCTTAGCTAAAATTCTTCCTGCTTCTCTTCTAGCTAAATATATACTTCTTCCATCAATCTTACTATCAGGCCTTGCAAAATATATAAATTCAAATAAGCACATTTTCTTTGGTTTTGCATCATCAAACTTCATACTTTTTAGACTTTCTTTATTTATTACAACCATTTCTCCTGGTTCCACATCCCGTACTAATTTGGCTCCCATTGTGTCAAAAGCACAAGTTTCTGATGAAAGAACATAATCATTACCTAATCTCCCTATAGATAAAGGTTTCATGCCATAAGGATCTCTTACACCTATTAATTTATCTGTAGTCATAAGGACTAAGGTATAAGAGCCTTTGATAGTTTCTAAGGCTTTAATAATAGCTTCTTCTATATCGTCTTTATGGTATCTAGCTATTAAATTAGCTATTACTTCTGCATCTGTATTAGATTGAAATATGACTCCTTTGTCTTCTAGTTCATCTCTAATTTCTTTAGCATTAACTATATTTCCATCATTGGCCAAGGCTAGAGCCCCTTTCTTATATCCAATTACTAAGGGCTCTACATTGGCAGTAATATTTTCAATAGTATCTGAGCTTCTTACATGGCCTATACCTATATTTCCTCTTAATCTATCTAGAGTTTCATTATTGTAAGCCTCATGGACTAAACCAAATTCCTTTGTATAATCAACAAATCCATTATTATTTACAGCCATTCCAGTGCCTTCTTGTCCCCTATGTTGCAGAGCATATAAACCATAGTATATTTTTTTGGAAATATTTTTTTCTTCCTCCGTATATAAACCTATTATTCCACTCATTTTTTCACTCCCGTAAAATAGCTTTTTATACTTCCTCATCCATTTTGTCAACATTTAAAGCCATTTCTTTTTTATAATCTTTTAGCTTTTCTTTCAACTCTGGATATTTTAGTGAAAGAATTTGTACTGCTAAAAGTCCAGCATTCTCCCCTCCATTTATTGCTACAGTAGCTACTGGCACTCCCTTTGGCATTTGGACTGTAGATAAAAGAGAATCCATTCCATCCATAGTTGAAGATTTAATTGGAACACCTATAACAGGTAAAGTAGTAACTCCTGCCAATACCCCTGCTAAATGAGCAGCTTTCCCTGCTAAAGCAATAATTACTTCTATACCATTTTCCTCTGCCTTTTCTGCAAATTCTATAGCTTTATAAGGTGTTCTATGAGCTGAAATAACCCTTAATTCTATTTCAACTTGAAACTTTTCTAATATATCAACTACTCTATCTCCTATTTCCTTATCCGATATACTTCCCATTACAATAGCAACTTTCACAATATCCCTCCTATTTAAAATAATTAATTCCTGCTTCAAATATCTTGTCATTTCCACTACCTTCTATATTTTTATAGATATCCTTATCTATTCTATCGGAGCTAGCCATTTTACCTAATATTCTGCCTTCAGAACTAGTTATACTTTCTATAGCAGCCACAGAATTTGTCGGGTCAAAGTCAACATATTGAGTAGCTATTTCCCCGTTTTTAATTAATTCTTCAATAGTTTCCTTGTCCCCAACTACTCTACCTTCTTTAGTTGATAATGGTAATATATGAATATCTCCTACCTTTACATTATTAAACCAAGGTGATAAATTAGATACAACCTTTGTTTTTACCATTGTAGATATATGTTGACCTAATGGATTATAAGTTATATTTAG is drawn from Tissierellales bacterium and contains these coding sequences:
- the purN gene encoding phosphoribosylglycinamide formyltransferase, with protein sequence MPLTNIGVLISGSGSNLQALIDNTKSGYIKGEVKLVISNKKEAYGLIRAEKVGIETLYINPKDFNSSEEYNREIIKELNKRNIELVVLAGYLKILSKGFAGEYKGRIINIHPSLIPSFSGKGYYGEKVHEEVLKYGVKVTGATVHFVDEGTDTGPIILQEIVEVYEDDTVTTLKERVLKVEHKLLPKAVKLYCDRKLSIDERKVVRLR
- the purM gene encoding phosphoribosylformylglycinamidine cyclo-ligase, which produces MKLTYKNSGVDKEAGYKQVSLIKNIVKKTYTEGVLRDVGGFAGLFQLNNEDYEEPVLVSGTDGVGTKLKIAFELDKHNTIGEDCVAMCINDILCQGAKPLFFLDYIATGKLEPEKMAKIVEGVASGCKKAGSALIGGETAEMPGFYKEDEYDLAGFAVGIVDKKKIIDGSAIEEGDLVIGLPSDGIHSNGYSLVRKILEVANIKLDKYIEELGCTVGEELLKPTRIYVNPVYELIEDYHIKGISHITGGGLYENIPRVLPEGLTAVVDTTKIKMPLIFNLLREWGSIDIDEMYHTFNMGIGMVLVVDKEEGSKIIKFLEEKKEKGIILGEIKKGEERIKLCH
- the purF gene encoding amidophosphoribosyltransferase, which gives rise to MSGIIGLYTEEEKNISKKIYYGLYALQHRGQEGTGMAVNNNGFVDYTKEFGLVHEAYNNETLDRLRGNIGIGHVRSSDTIENITANVEPLVIGYKKGALALANDGNIVNAKEIRDELEDKGVIFQSNTDAEVIANLIARYHKDDIEEAIIKALETIKGSYTLVLMTTDKLIGVRDPYGMKPLSIGRLGNDYVLSSETCAFDTMGAKLVRDVEPGEMVVINKESLKSMKFDDAKPKKMCLFEFIYFARPDSKIDGRSIYLARREAGRILAKESPADGDIVISAPDSGTVAAIGYAESSGMPYDEGLIKNRYVGRTFIQPTQELREQGVKIKLNVLDENVKGKKVVLVDDSIVRGTTVKQTVKMIKDAGAKEVHVRISSPPVKYPCFFGLDTSKRKQLIASEKSVEEIREIIGADSLAFLSLEGLIKGAGNDDVFCTGCFNNIYPMNIKEGERNEANL
- the purE gene encoding 5-(carboxyamino)imidazole ribonucleotide mutase; the protein is MKVAIVMGSISDKEIGDRVVDILEKFQVEIELRVISAHRTPYKAIEFAEKAEENGIEVIIALAGKAAHLAGVLAGVTTLPVIGVPIKSSTMDGMDSLLSTVQMPKGVPVATVAINGGENAGLLAVQILSLKYPELKEKLKDYKKEMALNVDKMDEEV